DNA sequence from the Tenacibaculum mesophilum genome:
CTTTCTTTTCAACAGTTTCAAAACTATCTTTATAAGTCACATTTGGTAATCGTTCACCAGTAGTTGAATTTTTATAAATTCCAAGGTTTGATGTGAAAATTATTAGTGTCTCAGAGAAATAAACGGTGTCTCCTCGTCCACTCGTAAGAACCCCATCATCTAGAATCTGAAGAAATTTATCTAATATTCTAGGGTGTGCCTTTTCAATTTCGTCAAATAAGACTACACTAAATGGTTTTTCTCTTATAGCATTGGTGAGTTCGCCACCAACATCGTAACCCACATATCCTGGAGGAGCACCGATTAACCGTTGATCGGAATGTTCAGCGCTGAACTCAGACATATCAAACCGAATATAGGCACTTTCATCACCAAATAATAAACTGGTTAAGGTTTTAGCTAATTCAGTTTTTCCAACACCAGTAGGCCCTGCTAAGAAAACTACACCTCTTGGGCGATTATTTCTTTTAGAATTACCCACTCCAGTGATGGCTCGCTTTACAATATCCATGATATGTTGTACAGAATGATCTTGTCCAATAACACGTTCTTTGATAAAAGCTTCTCCGTTTTCAATTTTGCTACGTTGAATTTTCATCCAAGGGTCTTCAGTTACACCTACTTTGTATCGCCGTACTGCATCTGCTATCATAGATATTGGTATGTTTTCTGACCTTGCTAGTTCTATAATTGCCACTAAGTCTAACAATAAAAGACCTTCAGTTTCTTCCACAAATTCAGTAACTAAAGCATCTACATTAGCTTTATCTTTGCTTAGGCTCTCCACAATCGGGTGAACCAATCTTCTACGAGCAATGTGATTAGGTTTTCCAATAGGTATATGTCTTATTTTAGGGTTGTTAACCACCATCCAATCGGGTAAGTCTCCCTCTTTATCAACTAACCATATTACAATGTTGTAATACGGATTAGGAGGGTTACCGTAAGGTTTGGTTTCTGTGGTTTGAGATAAGATATGAGCTATACTAAAAGAATCGTGTTCTGCTTTTACCAAATTTTCAGGATTCATTAAAAACTGAGAAGCGAAATCGACAATCAACCCAATGGGTTCATCAGGATAGTGAATAATCTTTTGCAGTACCGTATTAAAGGTTTGTAAATCGTTATAGACACCTTCTTGCTGAAGAGGAATTTGAAGTTTTTGAAAAAACACTTTTTTTTCATCTGAATTTCCTGTAAAAAAGGGAATGTCAAAACCACTTAACGGGTTATAGTAAACCACATGTGTATACCCTATGTTTTTTAATTCAGAATCTATTACATTTTCTAATCGATGCCAACTGTAGCTGCCAAAATCGTTCTCCAGTAACTGAAAATCCTTAATATTACCCGAAAGAAAAAATTGACTTTTTAAAGGAACAAACCTTCTAAAGTCTTGTAGCCATCGAGGTTTGGTGTTATTCATTCTTGTTTTTGTTTTAACTCATTTATTACAATTTTTGAAGCGTTTAATACTTAATCTAAATTAACTGTTATATATCGCTTAATTTGTTAATTAAAGTATCATAGCGTTTACTGTATTTAGATTGGAAACTAAATGAGTTGATTAATATTTTTATGTCTTGCAATTTTTTCTTCTTCCTTAACCTTACTAATTAACACACTATCAAGACTCGACTACCTGAGAAGTATCTCAAGAGTATGACTCATTGTTCTTTTCATACGATAAGGTTCCTAAGTATTTATTGGTCTTGTTTTAACATGACCAATTTAAAAATAAACAAATATATAATTACAAAAACGATTAAAGAAAATTAAAGAATATATAAGTTTTTTCAAAAAGTAAGTATTTATAAATCATGTTTAGTGAGGTGTTCAGCGGTAGATGCATAGTCTTACTTATATATCCTGATTTTTTGAAACTGAAATAAATATTAAGACCTCTTAGATGATAGAATTTTGCAAGAATTTGTATTAAAAATAAAAATGTATGAGAACATTTTGATTTATTGTTAAAACTAAAAAACCCGAACAATTTTGTTCGGGTTTTTATCGTGGTGCCTCCAGGAATCGAACCAGGGACACAAGGATTTTCAGTCCTTTGCTCTACCAACTGAGCTAAGGCACCAGTCATAACTTAAAAAGTAACATCTTTAAAATAAAACTCGCAACTAATTTTACTAGTTTTATTGTGGTGCCTCCAGGAATCGAACCAGGGACACAAGGATTTTCAGTCCTTTGCTCTACCAACTGAGCTAAGGCACCAGTTGCTACTTTCGTTAAGCGGATGCAAATATACAATCGTTTTTTAATTATACAAAGTAAAAACTTTAAAAAAATGTAACGTAAATTTACAAGCTCTAAGAAATGAAATATGTACCTAATTATAGATGTAGGAAATACAAGAGTTAAAGTAGCTGTTTTTGAAATAGATACTATTAAAGAAGTCTTTACTTTTGAAAAAACAAATATAATTTCAGAGCTAAAAAAAATAATTTCAAATTTTTCAATTTCGAATAGTATTATATCGTCTGTAGCTAATTTTACAGATGAGGAAACGAAAAAAATAGCTGAACTTTTGAATCCGGTTTTTTTAGACTCAAATACCAAAGTTCCATTTAAGAACTTATATAAAACGCCAAAAACATTAGGAGTAGACAGGGTAGCATTGGCATCAGCAGCGATAAAAAAATATCCAAATAAAAATGTATTGGTACTAGATGCTGGTACTTGTATAACATATGAGTTTATCACAGATGAAGGAAATTATCTTGGAGGGGCTATTTCACCGGGGATAACTATGAGGTATAAGGCACTACATACTTTTACTTCTAAATTACCGTTATTAAAAGCAAAAGAATTAGAAAACTTTATTGGTACAGATACAGAAAGTTCAATTCATTCAGGGATTATCAATGGAGTTTGTAATGAAATAGACGGGATTATAGTACAATATCAAAAAAAATATCCACATTTAACAGTAGTTTTAACAGGAGGAGATACATATTTTTTGTCAAAACAATTAAAAAGTGTCATATTTGCCCATCCAAATTTTGTTTTGGAGGGGTTACATACTATTTTGATACACAATTTAGCGAATGATTAAGAGATTTATATTAGGAGTTTTTGTACTTACTTCATCAGTAATAATAGCACAAAGAAATAGTGCATCACCTTATTCTTATTTTGGTATTGGTGAGAGTTTTGAGGCAGTAACAGTAGAACAAGCTTCTATGGGAGGTATAGGTGTTGCAATGAAAGATTATCATCACCTAAATTTTACAAACCCAGCTTCAAATGCTGATTTAAAAGCAGCAACCTACGCAATAGGTGGTAGTTTGACTTTTTTAACAGTTAAAGAACAAAATGCTTCTCAAACAGGTAACTCAACAAACTTAAGATATATATCGTTAGGTTTTCCTGTAGGAAAAAATGCAGGTTTATCTATTGGTTTGCAACCTTTTTCATCTGTAGGCTACTCTTTGCTAAATGATGAAAATGCTGATAATGTTACTTTATTCACAGGTGAAGGAGGAGCCAATAAGATATATGCTAGTTATGGTATGTATGTTTATAAAGGCTTGTCTATTGGTGCTGAAGCGGGATTTATTTTTGGAAGCATAGATAATAGCGTTTTAAATCAAAGAGCAGATGTAGCATTAGCAACTAAACATGAAGAGTCTTTCAATTTAAGAGGAGGACAGTTTAAGTTAGGTATACAATATAAAACAGAACTTAAAAATAAACTACAACTATCTACAGGAGCATCATTTATTTTGTCTACAGATTTATCTGCTAAAGGATCTGAGAAAATGTATTCATTGTCATTTAATGGATCAGGGCAAGAAGTTCCTAGAAATGAACTATTCAATAGAACTTTAAATGGTAATATCAACATGCCTTTAAAAAGTATTTATGGTTTTGGTTTAGGAAAAGAAAATAAATGGTATGTAGGAATTAATCAAGAATTTCAAACAGCTTTAGAAAGTAATAGTGTTTTTATAGCAGATGGATCATCTCATAAATATGAAGATTCAAATAAATTTGCAATAGGAGGATATTTTATACCGAAAATAAATTCTATTTCAAGTTATTGGGATAGAGTTACTTATAGGGCTGGTTTGCGTTTTGAAGATACAGGATTGCTAGTTAAAACTACCGATAATTTTACTTCTGTGAAAGACTTTGGCATAAATGTTGGATTAGGATTACCGTTGCCAAGACAACTATCAAACGTTAATATAGGGTTTGAGTATGGGCAAAGAGGTACTACTAACAATAACTTAATAAAAGAAGACTACTTTAATGTAAGATTAAGTTTATCTTTAAATAGTATTAAGTGGTTCCAAAAAACACGAATAGATTAACATAAACTGAGAACGATGAAAAAAATTACGTATTTACTAACAGGATTATTTTTGTTTGTAGCCGTAAGTGGAGCGAAAGCGCAAGCAAGTCAAGAGTGTCATATTAAATACAATCTTTTTAAAGGAGATGCTACAACTAAAAAATATGACCAAGCAAAACCTAATTTAGAATACTTATTAGATAACTGTGCTACATTGTCTATTAACATATATAAGTATGGAGCAAAAGTTGCAGAGAACTTAAAAGATCCTGTTTTAGCTAAAAAAGTATATGAAACAAGATTAGCTAATTATCCAAAGAAAGGGGCAGCAAAAGCGCATAGTGATTACGCTGAGTTTTTAATAGATAATAAATTAGCTTCTGATGATGAAGTTTTTGAAATCTTAAAAAAGGCTTATGATATTTCTCCTAAAGATATGGGGGTAAAAAATATCTTTAGATACTTCCAAATGATAGCTGATAAGTATCAAGATACAAATCCACAAAAAGTATTTGATACTTATGATGATGTAATGGAATCGGTTGATGAAAAGCTGGAAGATTACAGTAAGAAGATAGCAAAGTTACAAGAGAAAGATTCTGTGGGTACTATTACATCAAGAGAAAAGAGTCTTTTAAGAGCATATACTATTAACTCTTCTTCATTAGGTCAAGTAGAAGGTGGTTTAGATGCTAAAATATCTAAGATAGCAACTTGCGAGAGATTAATACCTATTTATTCTAGAGATTTTGAAGAAAATAAAACTGATGGTGTTTGGTTAAAAAGAGCAGTATCAAGAATGTATAACAAAGAGTGTCAAACAGATCCTTTATTTGAAAAATTAGCAAACGAGTATGCTAAAGTAACACAGTCTGCAGATGCATATAACTTCTTAGCAGGAGTTTTGGCTAAAAATGGAGATAAAGGTGGAGCTGCTGAGATGAGAAAAAAAGCATTTGACTTAGAAACAGATCCATTTAAAAAAGCTAAGTATAAATTAAGAGAAGCCCAAAATGCTGGTGGAAGTAGAGGAAGAGCTTTAGCTTACGAAGCTTTGAAATACAATCCTAATATGGGTAAAGCATATTTGTTTATTGCAAGTTTATACCAAAGAAGCGCAAATTCATGTGGTAGCGACGAGTTTGAAAAAAGAATGGTATATGTAGCAGCCTTAAATAAAGCTTTAAAAGCACAAAAAGTTGATCCAGGATGTGGAGCAGGAAGATATATTTCTAGTTACAAAAAAAATGTACCATCTAAAAAGTTAATTTTCCAAAAAGGAATGTCTTCAGGTGCAAGTTATAGAGTAGGATGTTGGATTGGAGAAACTGTTCGTGTACCTTAATAGAAGTTAATGCTTAAAAGAGCAAAACATATATACAATAGCATTGCTACCATTTATTTGGTGGCAATGTTTTTTTCTTGTACTAATTCTAAAAAGGAGGTGCGAGATTTTCTTGCTGATAAAAATTTACCAGTAGGTTCGGCAGTAAATATTTATCATGTTCACAAAGATTCTGGAAGAATAAGTTCAAAAACAAAAGCACCTATTTTTTATGACTATTCAAATAGAAAAGAACACCCTTACAGTGAGTTTCCAAAAGGAATAGAAATAGTAACAATAGAAAAAAAAGGAGCAGATTCAACAACAATTTCTGGTAATTATGCATTAACCTATAATAAAACAAAAATATCTGAAATTAGAGGTAATGTTGTTATCACTAACCATAGCAATCAAACAAAATTAGAAACTAACCAGTTGTTTTGGGATCAAAAGGAGCATTATTTTTTTACAGAAGACGGTTTTCGATTTACAACACCTGAATCTGTAATTAATGGTTTTGGATTTGAGTCGAGCGAAGACTTAACTAAATGGATAGCTAAAGATATTACTGGAGATGTAGAAACTACACAAAAAGATATATAATGAACATACTTTGGAAATATTTACAATACGGATACTTGATTATAGGAATAATCTTTTTTGTTGAAGGAATCTTTAAATGGAATTCAGACAGACAAGAAGCATTTATTATGTTTGGATTTGCTATCTTTATCATATTAATTTTCTTCTTCAAACGACACTTTAGAAGAAAAGTAGAAAAAAGAAACAAAGAACGTTAATGCAACCCGAACTCTTAATAATTCTTACTTCTATTTTATTTTCAGCCTTTTTTTCTGGGATGGAAATAGCCTTTATATCTGCAAATAAACTTCACATAGAGTTAGAAAAAAAGGGAGACGGTTTGCTCTCTAAAATTCTAACTAAGCTAACTGAAAAATCCTCAAAGTTTATTACCACTATGTTAGTAGGTAATAATGTAGCTTTAGTTATTTATAGTTACTTTATGGGAGAGCTGTTAATGAAATGGTTTCAATCTTTTTTACCATCAGATTATGCGGTTGTAAACTATGTGTTATCAGACGTAAGTTTATTAACTCAAACCCTTATTTCGACTGTAATTATATTGGTAACAGCAGAGTTTTTGCCAAAAGCTATCTTTAGAATTTATGCAAACGAAATGCTAAAGTTCTTTGCACTACCAGCTTATATTTTTTATGTTATTTTTTATGGGGTTACATGGGTAATTACCAGAATATCAGATTTTTTTCTACATGTATTTTTTAGAACAAAAGAAGATGAAATTCAGACCGAATTTAGTAAAGAAGAATTAGGAAATTATATTTTAGAACAATTAGATTCAGGAAACGATGAAGAAGAAGTTGATTCAGAAATTCAAATATTTCAAAATGCATTAGAGTTTCATAAGGTTAAATCTCGTGAAATTATGGTGCCTAGGACAGAAATTGTTGCGGTTGATTTACACGAAACGGTAAGTAATCTCAAAAAAATGTTCATTACAACTGGGTTATCGAAAATCTTGGTTTATAAAAATTCATTAGATGATATTTTAGGGTATGTAAATGCCTTTGAGCTTTTTAAAAAACCACGTTCTATTAAGTCGATTTTGTTACCAGTAGAGTTTGTTCCTGAGTCAATGATTATTAATGATGTACTTAATAATTTAATAAAAAAGCGTAAAAGTATTGCTGTTGTAGTTGACGAGTATGGAGGAACTTCAGGTATTATTACAGTTGAAGATATTGTAGAGGAGTTATTTGGAGAAATAGAAGATGAACATGATACGCAACAATTATTAGAAGAACGAATTAGTGAGTATGAATTTAATTTTTCAGCTCGTTTAGAGGTAGATTATTTAAATGAAGAATATGGTTTAGGAATTCCTAAAGAAGAAGCTTATGAAACCTTAGGAGGCTTTATTTTAAACCATACAGAAACAATACCATTACAAGATGAGGTATTAGATATAGAAAATTTCCAAATCAAAATTTTAAAAGTAAGTGCAACTAAGATTGATGAAATTTATTTTAAAGTAATTTACAAAGAAGATTAAGCTAGCCTCTTTTACTTAGAACTCCCTCAAAAACAGCGTAAAAAAACATTGCATTATTTAATGTGAAATTGTATTTTCGCACACTG
Encoded proteins:
- a CDS encoding AAA family ATPase: MNNTKPRWLQDFRRFVPLKSQFFLSGNIKDFQLLENDFGSYSWHRLENVIDSELKNIGYTHVVYYNPLSGFDIPFFTGNSDEKKVFFQKLQIPLQQEGVYNDLQTFNTVLQKIIHYPDEPIGLIVDFASQFLMNPENLVKAEHDSFSIAHILSQTTETKPYGNPPNPYYNIVIWLVDKEGDLPDWMVVNNPKIRHIPIGKPNHIARRRLVHPIVESLSKDKANVDALVTEFVEETEGLLLLDLVAIIELARSENIPISMIADAVRRYKVGVTEDPWMKIQRSKIENGEAFIKERVIGQDHSVQHIMDIVKRAITGVGNSKRNNRPRGVVFLAGPTGVGKTELAKTLTSLLFGDESAYIRFDMSEFSAEHSDQRLIGAPPGYVGYDVGGELTNAIREKPFSVVLFDEIEKAHPRILDKFLQILDDGVLTSGRGDTVYFSETLIIFTSNLGIYKNSTTGERLPNVTYKDSFETVEKKVRHEIERYFKFELNRPELLNRIGDNIIIFDYIRKDVGEMIFDMMMKNNIKGIQKQLNITLNIHPTVMQTLKELSVADLNNGGRGIRNKIEYHFISPFSRALFSLNPDKGETVEATSISFENRSTTIHLTKK
- a CDS encoding type III pantothenate kinase, yielding MYLIIDVGNTRVKVAVFEIDTIKEVFTFEKTNIISELKKIISNFSISNSIISSVANFTDEETKKIAELLNPVFLDSNTKVPFKNLYKTPKTLGVDRVALASAAIKKYPNKNVLVLDAGTCITYEFITDEGNYLGGAISPGITMRYKALHTFTSKLPLLKAKELENFIGTDTESSIHSGIINGVCNEIDGIIVQYQKKYPHLTVVLTGGDTYFLSKQLKSVIFAHPNFVLEGLHTILIHNLAND
- the lptC gene encoding LPS export ABC transporter periplasmic protein LptC; amino-acid sequence: MLKRAKHIYNSIATIYLVAMFFSCTNSKKEVRDFLADKNLPVGSAVNIYHVHKDSGRISSKTKAPIFYDYSNRKEHPYSEFPKGIEIVTIEKKGADSTTISGNYALTYNKTKISEIRGNVVITNHSNQTKLETNQLFWDQKEHYFFTEDGFRFTTPESVINGFGFESSEDLTKWIAKDITGDVETTQKDI
- a CDS encoding hemolysin family protein, whose translation is MQPELLIILTSILFSAFFSGMEIAFISANKLHIELEKKGDGLLSKILTKLTEKSSKFITTMLVGNNVALVIYSYFMGELLMKWFQSFLPSDYAVVNYVLSDVSLLTQTLISTVIILVTAEFLPKAIFRIYANEMLKFFALPAYIFYVIFYGVTWVITRISDFFLHVFFRTKEDEIQTEFSKEELGNYILEQLDSGNDEEEVDSEIQIFQNALEFHKVKSREIMVPRTEIVAVDLHETVSNLKKMFITTGLSKILVYKNSLDDILGYVNAFELFKKPRSIKSILLPVEFVPESMIINDVLNNLIKKRKSIAVVVDEYGGTSGIITVEDIVEELFGEIEDEHDTQQLLEERISEYEFNFSARLEVDYLNEEYGLGIPKEEAYETLGGFILNHTETIPLQDEVLDIENFQIKILKVSATKIDEIYFKVIYKED